The Rhodobacter sp. CZR27 genome includes a window with the following:
- the thpR gene encoding RNA 2',3'-cyclic phosphodiesterase, producing the protein MIRAFVAIDLPDEIRSALTLEQFLLPMPRKIEPENLHLTLVFLGEVSDEVLEAAHEGFAGITVPPFRIAIAGLGLFGGSRPRVVWAGVEAGDELARLQSKIDRAARVAGAEPDSRRFLPHVTLGRFTPPGPEERMRLERTVAERGAFRAGDFEVESYALYRSRLGAKGARYEELARYPLRR; encoded by the coding sequence ATGATCCGCGCCTTCGTCGCCATCGACCTGCCGGACGAGATCCGCTCGGCCCTGACGCTCGAGCAGTTCCTGCTGCCGATGCCGCGCAAGATCGAGCCCGAGAACCTGCACCTGACACTGGTCTTCCTCGGCGAGGTGTCGGACGAGGTTCTGGAGGCCGCTCACGAAGGCTTCGCCGGGATCACCGTTCCGCCGTTCCGGATCGCGATCGCCGGGCTTGGCCTGTTCGGAGGGTCGCGGCCGCGGGTGGTCTGGGCCGGGGTCGAGGCGGGCGACGAACTGGCCCGGCTCCAGTCCAAGATCGATCGCGCGGCGCGGGTCGCCGGGGCCGAGCCGGACAGCCGCCGCTTCCTGCCCCATGTCACGCTGGGCCGCTTCACCCCGCCGGGGCCGGAGGAGCGGATGCGGCTCGAACGCACGGTGGCCGAACGCGGGGCGTTCCGGGCCGGCGACTTCGAGGTTGAAAGCTACGCGCTCTATCGCTCCCGCCTCGGCGCGAAGGGGGCGCGCTACGAGGAGCTTGCCCGCTATCCGCTGCGGCGCTGA
- a CDS encoding NnrU family protein, whose translation MLSLTLGIFLWVGGHLFKRIWPDLRARMGDPGKGLITVAITIGLALMIYGYRTAEFVPVYTPLPEIGYLNNLLMLIAIVLLGAGVLKGVIWTRIRHPQFLATIIWASAHLLVNGDLASVVLFGSMWLWAAGSILLINSQEGDWVRPPPGPLRRDAVLVGIGLALYGAITSTHIYLNHNPFVGSYY comes from the coding sequence ATGCTCTCGCTCACATTGGGGATCTTCCTCTGGGTCGGAGGCCATCTGTTCAAGCGGATCTGGCCCGATCTCCGGGCGCGGATGGGCGACCCGGGCAAGGGGCTCATCACCGTCGCCATCACGATCGGGCTCGCGCTGATGATCTATGGCTATCGCACCGCCGAGTTCGTCCCGGTCTACACGCCGCTTCCCGAGATCGGCTATCTCAACAACCTGCTGATGCTGATCGCCATCGTGCTGCTCGGGGCGGGCGTGCTGAAGGGCGTAATCTGGACGCGCATCCGCCATCCGCAATTCCTTGCCACGATCATCTGGGCCAGCGCGCATCTTCTGGTGAACGGCGACCTTGCCTCGGTGGTGCTGTTCGGCAGCATGTGGCTCTGGGCCGCGGGATCGATCCTGCTCATCAACTCGCAGGAGGGAGACTGGGTGCGTCCGCCGCCCGGCCCGCTGCGGCGCGACGCGGTTCTGGTCGGCATCGGCCTTGCGCTCTATGGCGCCATCACCTCGACCCACATCTATCTCAACCACAACCCGTTTGTCGGAAGCTACTACTGA
- a CDS encoding 3-deoxy-D-manno-octulosonic acid transferase, translating into MTIYRLIMALLLPALVAGALWRRLRGHGASHELAERLALRGRGTAPVIWMHGASNGEIASARWLIEEILARDDRLEVLVSCNNPTARAMVAAWALPRVRSVLAPWDTRGAVRRFLRRWRPRALLVLENELWPERIAGCSAEGVPVLAIAARLSERSARSWARLAPGLLRRTLDRLAWLSAQDAASERRLVAAGLPQDRLGPRLVLKAGVTGASPAEPPFPAPPRARCLLAASTHEGEDAEVLDAFLAARAQFDLLVIAPRHPQRGPAIAALAKARGLAAGLRSRGEGATGPVYVADTLGEMGLWYALCGTTFIGGTLVAKGGHTPFEPIVAGSALVHGPSVHNFAEIFAALDASGGAVPVTGEADLAPALNGLSPERQARLAAVAARLPQRADPRPILDALDRLARRPG; encoded by the coding sequence GTGACGATCTACCGCCTCATCATGGCCCTGCTGCTGCCCGCGCTGGTGGCAGGCGCGCTCTGGCGCCGGCTGAGGGGGCACGGCGCCAGCCATGAGCTGGCCGAGCGGCTGGCGCTTCGCGGACGCGGCACCGCGCCCGTGATCTGGATGCACGGCGCGAGCAACGGCGAGATCGCCTCGGCCCGCTGGCTGATCGAGGAGATCCTGGCCCGCGACGATCGGCTCGAGGTCCTCGTCAGCTGCAACAATCCCACGGCGCGGGCGATGGTTGCAGCGTGGGCCCTGCCCCGGGTCCGGTCGGTCCTTGCGCCCTGGGACACGCGCGGTGCGGTCCGCCGCTTCCTGCGCCGCTGGCGGCCGCGGGCGCTTCTCGTGCTGGAAAACGAACTCTGGCCCGAGCGGATCGCCGGCTGCTCAGCCGAGGGCGTGCCGGTGCTGGCCATCGCGGCCCGGCTGTCGGAGAGGTCCGCGCGCAGCTGGGCCCGGCTGGCGCCGGGACTGCTGCGCCGGACGCTCGACCGGCTTGCGTGGCTTTCGGCGCAGGACGCGGCCTCGGAGCGGCGCCTTGTCGCGGCTGGCCTGCCACAGGACCGGCTGGGACCGCGCCTCGTGCTGAAGGCCGGCGTGACGGGCGCATCGCCGGCGGAGCCGCCGTTTCCCGCGCCGCCGCGCGCCCGCTGCCTGCTGGCCGCCTCGACCCACGAAGGCGAGGACGCCGAGGTGCTGGACGCCTTCCTTGCGGCGCGGGCGCAGTTCGACCTGCTGGTGATCGCCCCGCGCCATCCGCAGCGCGGCCCCGCCATCGCCGCCCTTGCCAAGGCGCGCGGGCTGGCCGCCGGCCTGCGCTCGCGCGGCGAAGGGGCAACCGGACCCGTCTATGTCGCGGACACGCTGGGCGAGATGGGGTTGTGGTATGCCCTTTGCGGCACGACCTTCATCGGCGGCACGCTAGTCGCGAAGGGCGGGCACACCCCCTTCGAGCCGATCGTCGCGGGCTCCGCCCTCGTGCACGGCCCCTCGGTCCACAACTTCGCCGAGATCTTTGCCGCACTGGATGCAAGCGGCGGGGCGGTGCCGGTGACCGGAGAGGCCGACCTCGCGCCGGCGCTGAACGGGCTTTCGCCCGAGCGGCAGGCCCGGCTTGCCGCCGTCGCCGCCCGGTTGCCGCAGCGCGCGGATCCGCGTCCGATCCTCGACGCGCTCGACCGCCTCGCCCGCCGCCCCGGCTGA
- a CDS encoding cytochrome-c peroxidase: MRLTLTALIASTALAGAAQADALRDKALEFFAPLPSTVPAVKDNRITPEKIDLGRALFFDPRLSASGVFSCASCHNLATGGDDNMETSVGHGWQKGPRNAPTVLNAVLNEAQFWDGRADDLKAQAKGPVQAGVEMANTPAQVELTLASMPAYVEWFKAAFPDEAAPATFDNMAKAIEAFEATLITPSPFDAFLNGDDAALEEDAKAGLALFIDKGCSSCHSGVNVGGHGYYPFGLIEKPGADILPAGDKGRFSVTETADDEYVFRAAPLRNVALTAPYFHSGKVWDLRTAVEVMAESQLGQQMTDQEVGQVVAFLETLTGTLPAVTIPALPPETETTPRPTAEVKVQ, translated from the coding sequence ATGCGCCTCACCCTCACAGCCCTGATCGCGAGCACGGCCCTGGCCGGCGCGGCGCAGGCCGATGCCCTTCGGGACAAGGCGCTGGAATTCTTCGCGCCGCTGCCCTCGACTGTCCCGGCGGTGAAGGACAACCGCATCACGCCCGAGAAGATCGACCTCGGCCGGGCGCTGTTCTTCGATCCCCGGCTGTCGGCGTCGGGCGTGTTCTCCTGCGCCTCGTGCCACAACCTCGCGACCGGCGGCGACGACAACATGGAGACCTCGGTCGGCCACGGCTGGCAGAAGGGGCCGCGCAACGCGCCCACGGTGCTCAACGCGGTGCTGAACGAGGCGCAGTTCTGGGACGGCCGGGCGGACGACCTGAAGGCGCAGGCCAAGGGTCCGGTGCAGGCGGGGGTCGAGATGGCGAACACCCCCGCGCAGGTCGAACTGACGCTGGCGTCGATGCCGGCCTATGTCGAGTGGTTCAAGGCGGCCTTCCCCGACGAGGCGGCTCCCGCGACCTTCGACAACATGGCCAAGGCGATCGAGGCCTTCGAGGCCACCCTGATCACGCCCTCGCCCTTCGATGCCTTCCTGAACGGCGACGACGCGGCATTGGAAGAGGATGCGAAGGCCGGGCTCGCGCTCTTCATCGACAAGGGCTGCTCGTCCTGCCACTCGGGCGTGAACGTGGGCGGCCACGGCTACTATCCGTTCGGCCTGATCGAGAAACCCGGCGCGGACATCCTGCCGGCGGGCGACAAGGGCCGCTTCTCGGTCACCGAAACGGCCGATGACGAATATGTCTTCCGTGCCGCGCCGCTGCGCAACGTGGCGCTGACCGCGCCCTATTTCCACTCCGGCAAGGTCTGGGACCTGCGGACGGCCGTCGAGGTCATGGCGGAAAGCCAGCTTGGCCAGCAGATGACAGACCAGGAAGTGGGGCAGGTGGTGGCCTTCCTCGAAACCCTGACCGGCACGCTGCCGGCCGTGACCATCCCGGCCCTGCCGCCGGAAACCGAAACCACGCCGCGTCCGACGGCCGAGGTGAAGGTGCAATGA